From the Streptomyces sp. Tu 2975 genome, one window contains:
- a CDS encoding VOC family protein: protein MPNIALITLVVRDYDEAIAFYTDALGFHLVEDTDRGDGSRWVVVRPAGSGPGTGLLLARAGDDEQRASVGAQTGGRVGFFLHTDDFARDHTRMTAAGVRFLEEPRHEAYGSVAVFEDLYGNKWDLLQPR, encoded by the coding sequence ATGCCGAACATCGCCCTGATCACGCTCGTCGTCCGCGACTACGACGAGGCCATCGCCTTCTACACCGACGCGCTGGGTTTCCACCTGGTCGAGGACACCGACCGAGGGGACGGAAGCCGGTGGGTGGTCGTCCGCCCGGCGGGTTCCGGACCCGGCACCGGTCTGCTGCTGGCCCGCGCCGGCGACGACGAGCAGCGCGCGAGCGTCGGCGCGCAGACCGGCGGCCGGGTGGGATTCTTCCTGCACACGGACGACTTCGCGCGCGACCACACCCGGATGACGGCCGCAGGTGTGCGCTTCCTCGAGGAACCGCGGCACGAGGCGTACGGCTCGGTGGCCGTGTTCGAGGACCTCTACGGCAACAAGTGGGACCTGCTCCAGCCGCGGTGA
- the gvpJ gene encoding gas vesicle protein GvpJ — MTVVPQGGDGVARGGGGGSGTLYDVLDLILDRGLVIDVFVRVSLVGIEILKIDARVVVASVDTYLRFAEACNRLDLESGRKAPAQLTDVVGDTLESGAKGKSKGALGGAMEAVADSLTGGGKKRQADDDRAELEEGTDAEEREPVEERRPTRRTSRRERER, encoded by the coding sequence ATGACGGTGGTACCGCAAGGCGGAGACGGCGTTGCCAGGGGAGGCGGCGGCGGCTCCGGCACCCTCTACGACGTCCTCGACCTCATTCTCGACCGCGGACTGGTCATCGACGTCTTCGTGCGCGTGTCCCTGGTCGGCATCGAGATTTTGAAGATCGACGCCCGCGTCGTCGTGGCCAGCGTCGACACGTACCTGCGCTTCGCGGAGGCCTGCAACCGCCTCGATCTCGAGTCCGGCAGAAAGGCACCCGCCCAGCTGACCGACGTCGTCGGCGACACCCTCGAGAGCGGGGCGAAGGGGAAGTCGAAGGGGGCGCTCGGTGGCGCGATGGAGGCCGTGGCCGATTCCCTCACCGGCGGCGGCAAGAAGAGGCAGGCCGACGACGACCGCGCCGAACTCGAGGAGGGGACGGACGCCGAGGAACGGGAACCCGTGGAAGAGCGCAGGCCCACTCGGCGGACCTCCCGGCGGGAACGGGAAAGGTAA
- a CDS encoding GvpL/GvpF family gas vesicle protein — MAVYVYSITAEDHPVRLDGVEGVGEPPADLRKVVAGSVCAVVSDAPEGLRPKRRDVMAHQAVQERLMADGAVLPLRFGLTAPDDEAVRDALEQGSAQYKQRIEAVRGCAEYNLKASQDEDAILREILLESETARELNDRIRRGEATPDMPVQLGELVAGEVQARQEALASGVIEALRPHSREVSTAQPTGEDFLNVSFLVAEDQEELFLATQLSVTNQLGEGYTFRLSGPLPPYSFV, encoded by the coding sequence ATGGCCGTGTACGTCTACTCGATCACCGCCGAGGATCATCCGGTCCGTCTCGACGGCGTCGAGGGAGTCGGAGAACCGCCGGCCGACCTGCGAAAGGTGGTCGCCGGGTCGGTGTGCGCCGTGGTCAGCGACGCGCCGGAAGGACTGCGGCCCAAGCGCCGTGACGTCATGGCGCACCAGGCCGTCCAGGAACGCCTCATGGCCGACGGTGCGGTGCTGCCGCTGCGCTTCGGGCTGACGGCACCCGACGACGAAGCGGTGCGGGACGCGCTGGAGCAGGGATCGGCGCAGTACAAGCAGCGCATCGAGGCGGTACGCGGGTGCGCCGAGTACAACCTGAAGGCGTCGCAGGACGAGGACGCGATCCTGCGCGAGATCCTGCTCGAGTCGGAGACGGCCCGGGAGCTGAACGACCGGATCCGCAGGGGTGAGGCGACGCCCGATATGCCGGTGCAGCTGGGCGAGTTGGTGGCCGGAGAGGTGCAGGCGCGGCAGGAGGCGCTGGCCTCGGGCGTCATCGAGGCGCTCCGTCCCCACAGCCGCGAGGTGAGCACCGCGCAGCCCACGGGGGAGGACTTCCTCAATGTGTCCTTCCTGGTGGCCGAGGACCAGGAGGAGCTGTTCCTCGCCACCCAGCTCAGTGTCACCAACCAGTTGGGCGAGGGGTACACGTTCCGGCTCAGCGGACCGCTCCCTCCGTACAGCTTCGTCTGA
- a CDS encoding gas vesicle protein GvpG, translating to MGLFTQIVTLPLAPVRGVVWVVDRVREAAEEEYYDPAPVHRALAELEAQLTSGEIDEETFDRREDELLDRLEEIMAYRADIGR from the coding sequence ATGGGCCTGTTCACCCAGATCGTCACCCTGCCGCTGGCGCCGGTGCGGGGGGTCGTGTGGGTCGTGGACCGGGTGCGGGAGGCGGCGGAGGAGGAGTACTACGACCCCGCGCCCGTGCATCGCGCGCTGGCCGAGCTGGAGGCCCAGCTCACTTCGGGGGAGATCGACGAGGAGACGTTCGACCGGAGGGAGGACGAGCTGCTGGACCGCCTCGAAGAGATCATGGCGTACCGGGCCGACATCGGGCGGTGA
- a CDS encoding SRPBCC family protein: MTSTDQRSTREAGTGLDQLREELTGYVGARAGRLADTAGDKVSGLSDKLLDVAENGGKLPVGGVMKSLIGAKLKSTKDNIVGKVKEKLGGGKGGRKSGDTKVMNIVETLDVGVPIRTAYDHWTKYEAFSGFTKGVRSVSQKDEVSSDWKVKVGPSTRGWSATVQEQVPDDRIVWTSEGAKGSTRGCVSFHELAPSLTRIVLVVEYYPSGFFEKTGNLWRAQGRRLRLDFKHFQRHVTLTDEEAEGWRGEVRDGEVVVSHEDALEREEAEREDQGDEDEERDERDDRDYDYEDEAEDRGEAGEGEEEDDEEEDEEGGPRRYEDEDDAEYEDEAYEDREDDDEDDEDYEEKERAKAGSRAGRRR; this comes from the coding sequence ATGACCAGCACGGATCAGCGATCCACACGTGAGGCCGGTACCGGCCTGGACCAGCTGCGCGAGGAGCTCACCGGCTACGTCGGCGCCCGCGCGGGACGGCTCGCCGACACAGCAGGCGACAAGGTGTCAGGCCTCTCGGACAAGCTTCTCGACGTCGCCGAGAACGGAGGAAAGTTGCCCGTCGGCGGAGTGATGAAGTCCCTGATCGGCGCCAAGCTCAAGAGCACCAAGGACAACATCGTGGGCAAGGTGAAGGAAAAGCTCGGAGGCGGCAAGGGCGGGCGCAAGTCCGGCGACACCAAGGTCATGAACATCGTCGAGACCCTCGACGTGGGCGTACCCATACGCACGGCGTACGACCACTGGACCAAGTACGAGGCGTTCAGTGGCTTCACCAAGGGCGTGCGCAGCGTCTCCCAGAAGGACGAGGTCAGTTCCGACTGGAAGGTCAAGGTGGGGCCGTCCACCCGCGGCTGGTCGGCGACGGTCCAGGAGCAGGTACCGGACGACCGGATCGTGTGGACGTCGGAGGGCGCCAAGGGGAGCACCCGCGGATGCGTGAGCTTCCACGAGCTGGCCCCTTCCCTGACCCGCATCGTGCTCGTCGTGGAGTACTACCCCTCGGGGTTCTTCGAGAAGACGGGCAACCTGTGGCGTGCCCAAGGCCGGCGTCTGCGACTCGACTTCAAGCACTTCCAGCGCCATGTGACCCTCACGGACGAAGAGGCGGAGGGCTGGCGCGGCGAAGTGCGTGACGGCGAGGTCGTCGTCAGCCACGAAGACGCACTCGAGCGCGAAGAGGCGGAGCGCGAGGACCAGGGCGACGAGGACGAGGAACGCGACGAGCGCGACGACCGCGACTACGACTACGAGGACGAAGCCGAGGACCGAGGCGAAGCCGGGGAGGGGGAGGAAGAGGACGACGAGGAAGAGGACGAGGAAGGCGGCCCCCGGCGGTACGAGGACGAGGACGACGCCGAGTACGAGGACGAGGCGTACGAGGACCGCGAGGACGACGACGAGGACGACGAGGACTACGAGGAGAAGGAGCGGGCAAAGGCAGGATCAAGGGCCGGACGGCGCCGCTGA
- a CDS encoding gas vesicle protein — MTSSDPAGRRPKIKAASVMRSAADQLAELLGRPPESVSALRHTEDGWEADVEVLEVERIPDTTSVLASYRVTLDEEGDLVEYRRTRRYTRGQIDRPN; from the coding sequence ATGACTTCCTCAGATCCCGCCGGACGGCGTCCCAAGATCAAGGCGGCGAGCGTCATGCGCTCCGCGGCGGACCAGCTGGCTGAGCTGCTCGGCCGCCCGCCCGAGTCGGTATCGGCGCTCAGACACACCGAGGACGGCTGGGAGGCCGACGTGGAGGTGCTGGAGGTCGAACGGATCCCCGACACCACGAGCGTGCTGGCCAGCTACCGGGTGACGCTCGACGAGGAGGGCGATCTGGTGGAGTACCGGCGTACCCGGCGCTACACCCGCGGTCAGATCGACCGACCGAACTGA
- a CDS encoding histone protein encodes MKDINRMALAAAVAGGYVLGRTKKGRMAFAVGTYLAGRRAGLDPQKMLTQGVKTLKDAPQLAGLGDQLRGELMEAGRQALAATADRKMAGLADALHERTLRLEDRDEGDDKEQRETEADRGDEPEEEQEERKPEKQQKGARGELRSRGAAAGKTAKKASAGTSTEKKATARAAAKKAATTGKASAKRVPSGTDATSGSGTRRR; translated from the coding sequence ATGAAGGACATCAACCGCATGGCCCTCGCGGCCGCCGTGGCAGGTGGCTACGTGCTGGGCCGTACGAAGAAGGGCCGCATGGCCTTCGCGGTGGGCACGTACCTCGCCGGGCGGCGCGCCGGCCTCGACCCGCAGAAAATGCTGACCCAGGGCGTGAAGACGCTCAAGGACGCCCCGCAGCTCGCGGGACTGGGCGACCAGCTGCGGGGCGAGCTCATGGAAGCCGGCCGCCAGGCGCTGGCGGCGACCGCCGACCGCAAGATGGCCGGGCTGGCCGACGCGCTGCACGAGCGCACGCTGCGTCTCGAGGACCGGGACGAGGGGGACGACAAGGAGCAGCGCGAGACGGAGGCGGACCGGGGGGACGAGCCCGAGGAGGAGCAGGAGGAGCGCAAGCCCGAGAAGCAGCAGAAGGGGGCGCGGGGCGAGCTCCGGTCCCGCGGTGCCGCTGCCGGAAAGACGGCGAAGAAGGCCTCCGCCGGGACCTCCACCGAGAAGAAGGCCACCGCCAGGGCCGCCGCGAAGAAGGCCGCCACGACCGGGAAGGCGTCCGCGAAGCGAGTTCCCTCCGGCACGGACGCGACGTCCGGGTCGGGCACACGGCGGAGGTAG
- a CDS encoding lactonase family protein produces the protein MGISTGTGRDHRTDGAAHAGRRRFLGALGALAAGGALAACSQAEDSAPRARSRVATTATARPRTARPLFIGTYTSAEGGGSGIATATYDETSGTISGTGVVDGVGDPSYLAVHPSGRTLYAVNERDAGAVTAVRLDEGGAHEVLGSQPTGGPAPCQLSVHPSGRWLLSADYGSGSVAVHPLAASGAPGERTDLVTHAGPPPGPGQQGPHAHQIVTSPDGGHVLAVDLGNDTLYTYRLDTRAGTLTEVSRTTLRPGAGPRHLTFHPSGRHAYVANELDNTVVVCAYEPRTGRLRPGAPQPTGTGSGTNYPAQFVVTGDGRYAYLANRGHNSLTRYAVEAGGSRLRLLDTVPVGGDFPRHIALSPSGGLLFAANQRSSTVTVFHVDRRTGALRSAGPAFTSPVAVCALPL, from the coding sequence ATGGGCATCAGCACCGGCACGGGCAGGGACCACCGGACCGACGGCGCCGCGCATGCAGGGCGGCGCCGTTTCCTCGGCGCCTTGGGCGCGCTGGCCGCCGGCGGCGCGCTCGCGGCGTGCTCGCAGGCGGAGGACTCCGCGCCGCGGGCCAGATCGCGGGTGGCCACCACTGCCACGGCCCGGCCCCGCACGGCGCGCCCCCTGTTCATCGGCACGTACACCTCCGCCGAAGGGGGCGGCTCGGGGATCGCGACGGCCACGTACGACGAGACGAGCGGCACGATCAGCGGCACCGGCGTCGTCGACGGCGTCGGCGACCCGTCGTACCTCGCCGTCCACCCCTCCGGCCGGACCCTGTACGCGGTGAACGAACGCGATGCCGGTGCCGTGACCGCCGTGCGGCTCGACGAGGGCGGCGCCCACGAGGTGCTCGGCAGCCAGCCCACCGGCGGGCCCGCGCCCTGCCAGCTGTCCGTGCACCCGTCCGGGCGGTGGCTGCTCAGCGCCGACTACGGCTCCGGCAGCGTCGCCGTCCACCCGCTCGCCGCCTCCGGGGCGCCGGGTGAGCGTACGGACCTGGTCACCCACGCCGGTCCGCCGCCCGGACCCGGTCAACAGGGTCCGCACGCCCACCAGATCGTCACCAGCCCCGACGGCGGGCATGTGCTCGCCGTCGACCTCGGCAACGACACCCTGTACACCTACCGCCTCGACACCCGGGCGGGCACGCTCACCGAGGTGTCGCGAACGACGCTGCGGCCCGGTGCCGGTCCACGGCACCTCACCTTCCACCCCTCCGGCCGGCACGCCTACGTGGCGAACGAGCTCGACAACACCGTCGTCGTCTGCGCCTACGAGCCGCGGACCGGCAGGCTCCGGCCGGGCGCGCCGCAGCCCACCGGAACCGGGTCCGGCACCAACTACCCGGCCCAGTTCGTGGTGACCGGCGACGGCAGGTACGCGTACCTCGCCAACCGGGGGCACAACAGCCTGACCCGGTACGCCGTCGAGGCCGGGGGGTCGCGTCTGCGCCTGCTCGACACCGTTCCCGTCGGGGGCGACTTCCCACGGCACATCGCTCTCTCGCCGTCGGGCGGGCTGCTGTTCGCGGCGAATCAGCGCTCGAGCACGGTGACGGTCTTTCATGTGGACCGGCGTACGGGCGCACTCCGCTCGGCGGGACCGGCGTTCACGTCACCGGTCGCGGTGTGCGCGCTGCCGCTGTAG
- a CDS encoding GvpL/GvpF family gas vesicle protein: MPPRSPRTRRGRHRLSPGTDDSGLGPGRSYLRTRRAQRSSRERAHEAARTAADRIEAAGHAYATDRARHRVQQGELAGSSGENVVNDAYLLREDRSQAFHAEVARAAEDLAGVRVEVTGPWVPYSFTTPPDGMSDASGSSAASSAEDRPS, translated from the coding sequence ATGCCCCCTCGGAGCCCCCGCACCAGACGCGGCCGCCACCGCCTCTCCCCGGGCACCGACGACTCCGGCCTCGGACCGGGGCGCTCGTACCTCCGCACCCGCAGGGCGCAGCGGAGCAGCCGTGAGCGGGCGCACGAGGCGGCACGGACGGCGGCGGACCGGATCGAGGCCGCGGGCCACGCGTACGCCACCGACCGGGCACGCCACCGGGTCCAGCAGGGCGAACTGGCCGGCTCGAGCGGCGAGAACGTCGTGAACGACGCCTACCTGCTGCGGGAGGACCGGTCGCAGGCGTTCCACGCGGAGGTGGCGCGGGCGGCGGAAGACCTGGCCGGAGTACGGGTCGAGGTCACCGGCCCCTGGGTTCCCTACTCCTTCACCACGCCACCCGACGGCATGTCCGACGCATCAGGCTCCTCCGCCGCGTCGAGCGCCGAGGACCGGCCGTCGTGA